Proteins encoded together in one Deinococcus hopiensis KR-140 window:
- a CDS encoding 2'-5' RNA ligase family protein: MTPAHLLAVLPPPELASQVEAFRAPLGLRESPPHVTVKARSGLGVNLDWVKAARAVVDASPLFPLTVEGARTFRSGSAVYLAVTSPGLVALHVRLLEALEPAQRFGYEGPHMTPHLTLALGRHRVDLEGVFQAAREAFAHLEAQPLTFTVREVWRMRKAGPGALYLPEEAWELAGG, encoded by the coding sequence GTGACGCCCGCCCACCTTCTCGCCGTTCTTCCCCCACCCGAACTCGCGTCACAAGTGGAAGCGTTCCGGGCACCGCTGGGCCTGCGCGAGAGCCCGCCCCACGTCACGGTCAAGGCGCGGAGTGGTTTGGGGGTGAATCTGGACTGGGTGAAAGCGGCGCGGGCGGTGGTGGACGCCAGCCCCCTCTTTCCCTTGACAGTTGAGGGGGCGCGGACTTTTCGCAGTGGCAGCGCGGTGTATCTGGCGGTCACTTCCCCGGGGCTCGTCGCCCTGCACGTGCGGCTGCTCGAAGCATTGGAACCCGCCCAGCGCTTCGGATACGAGGGGCCGCACATGACGCCTCACCTGACGTTGGCCCTGGGAAGACACAGGGTGGACTTGGAGGGAGTTTTTCAGGCGGCCCGGGAAGCGTTCGCCCACCTGGAGGCGCAGCCTCTTACCTTTACCGTGCGCGAGGTCTGGCGAATGCGGAAGGCGGGACCGGGAGCGCTCTACTTGCCGGAGGAAGCCTGGGAGCTGGCCGGAGGCTGA
- a CDS encoding family 10 glycosylhydrolase encodes MKTSAPLRLALLLGALLTPALAQTSETSAPAALPGPQVPALTVPTPPFPTPVTVPALPEAPALPPPPAPISTVRGLWVDAFGPGLKTRAQVTRTVADASELGINALFVQAVRRSDCLCRRSSLPVVTDADLEKDFDPLAEVTRQAHALGIRVIAWVSVTGASNASVPNSSPAHVSRTHGPTAGAASWLSRQRDGAWLQGSDAWLDPAIPAAADHMANGVISLVKNYPVDGVQLDRIRYPDGGNWGYDPKTVARYRAETGTRGTPAASDPRWQNWKREQVTALVRRVALGVKAVRPNIWVTAATITYGPPPAAGDMDAFRKTRTYADVLQDWPTWMRAGLLDLNVLMNYKRDAVGEQGAWLDGWNAFAVSVRGGAEVAGGTALYLNPPAVSAAQARRTVAAGLGWVGYSYRTPTLDVYGTRQSTAQGLAAIRTAMTAPGGALAEPLAWTASPPNMRGLSGRIVGTARPGGRSVEALRGGQVIARGTTDGSGYYGFLNLAPGPVEIRVGGQRWAEPVPEVGVVRYPDLLVRDAPLASGTAR; translated from the coding sequence GTGAAGACCTCTGCCCCTCTCCGCCTTGCCCTGCTGCTGGGGGCCCTGCTCACCCCCGCGCTGGCCCAGACCTCGGAAACGTCCGCTCCGGCCGCGCTGCCCGGGCCGCAGGTCCCCGCGCTGACTGTTCCGACTCCTCCCTTCCCCACGCCGGTCACGGTTCCGGCCCTCCCCGAGGCTCCCGCCTTGCCCCCGCCTCCCGCGCCCATCAGCACCGTGCGCGGGCTGTGGGTAGACGCCTTCGGGCCGGGGCTCAAGACGCGGGCGCAGGTGACGAGGACGGTGGCAGACGCGTCGGAACTCGGGATCAACGCCCTGTTCGTGCAGGCCGTTCGGCGCTCGGACTGCCTGTGCCGCCGCTCCAGCCTGCCTGTGGTCACCGATGCGGACCTGGAAAAGGACTTTGATCCCCTGGCGGAGGTCACCCGGCAGGCGCACGCCCTGGGGATACGCGTGATTGCCTGGGTCAGCGTAACGGGCGCGTCGAACGCCAGCGTGCCCAACAGCAGCCCGGCGCACGTCTCGCGCACGCACGGCCCCACTGCGGGGGCGGCCTCGTGGCTCTCGCGTCAGCGCGACGGAGCGTGGCTGCAGGGCAGTGACGCCTGGCTGGACCCCGCCATTCCCGCCGCCGCCGATCACATGGCGAACGGGGTGATCAGCCTGGTGAAGAACTATCCTGTGGACGGAGTGCAGCTGGACCGCATCCGTTATCCGGACGGCGGAAACTGGGGCTACGATCCCAAGACCGTGGCCCGCTACCGCGCGGAGACGGGCACGCGCGGCACCCCGGCTGCCAGCGATCCGCGATGGCAGAACTGGAAGCGCGAGCAGGTCACAGCCCTGGTGCGGCGGGTGGCGCTGGGGGTCAAGGCAGTGCGGCCCAACATATGGGTGACGGCGGCCACGATCACCTACGGCCCACCGCCCGCGGCCGGGGACATGGACGCCTTTCGCAAGACGCGCACCTACGCCGACGTCCTGCAGGACTGGCCGACGTGGATGCGGGCGGGGCTGCTGGACCTCAACGTCTTGATGAACTACAAGCGCGACGCGGTCGGCGAGCAGGGCGCGTGGCTGGACGGCTGGAACGCCTTTGCGGTCAGCGTGCGTGGGGGGGCCGAGGTCGCGGGCGGCACAGCGCTGTACCTCAATCCACCCGCCGTGAGTGCTGCCCAGGCGCGGCGGACGGTGGCGGCTGGGCTGGGCTGGGTGGGGTACTCGTACCGCACACCCACGCTGGACGTATACGGCACCCGGCAGAGCACGGCGCAGGGACTGGCGGCCATCCGCACCGCCATGACGGCTCCCGGGGGAGCGTTGGCCGAGCCGCTGGCCTGGACGGCCTCACCACCGAATATGCGCGGGCTGAGCGGACGAATTGTAGGCACGGCCAGGCCGGGGGGCCGGAGTGTGGAGGCCCTACGCGGCGGGCAGGTTATAGCGCGGGGCACCACGGACGGCA
- a CDS encoding DUF72 domain-containing protein: MRVWIGCGGYTNEEWAAPGLIYEGVKKDAYLETYARHFDAAELNSSFYAIPGLKAFEGMARKSAGRTRFAVKLNKVFTHERNPESADFDRMLQSPQPLRDAGLKGPYLAQFPYSFHRTADNRKYLLGLAERFAGHELAVELRHASWDKPEVREGMGEYGLIWVSPDYPPVGGMPEPQVHVTTDVGYLRLHGRNKGSWWEGQSAAERHDYLYTRAEMDEWAEKIALVADDLSELYVFFQNTTKGHALKNIPMLREALNARGVPVQTPDPGDDGRLL, translated from the coding sequence ATGCGAGTCTGGATCGGCTGCGGCGGCTATACAAACGAGGAGTGGGCGGCCCCCGGCCTGATCTACGAGGGCGTGAAGAAAGACGCCTACCTCGAAACCTACGCCCGGCATTTCGATGCTGCGGAACTCAACTCGTCCTTCTACGCCATTCCCGGCCTCAAGGCCTTCGAGGGCATGGCCCGCAAGTCTGCCGGACGCACCCGCTTCGCCGTGAAGCTGAACAAGGTGTTCACCCACGAGCGCAACCCCGAGAGCGCGGACTTCGACCGGATGTTGCAAAGCCCTCAGCCGCTGCGCGACGCCGGTTTGAAGGGGCCTTACCTGGCCCAGTTTCCCTACTCCTTTCACCGCACCGCCGACAACCGTAAGTACCTGCTGGGCCTGGCCGAGCGCTTCGCCGGGCACGAACTGGCCGTGGAATTGCGCCACGCTTCCTGGGACAAGCCCGAGGTGCGCGAGGGCATGGGCGAGTACGGCCTGATCTGGGTCAGCCCCGACTATCCGCCGGTGGGCGGCATGCCCGAGCCGCAGGTACACGTGACCACCGATGTGGGCTACCTGCGCCTGCACGGCCGCAACAAGGGCAGCTGGTGGGAAGGCCAGAGCGCCGCCGAACGCCACGACTACCTCTACACCCGCGCCGAGATGGACGAGTGGGCCGAGAAGATCGCGCTGGTGGCGGACGACCTCTCCGAGTTGTACGTCTTTTTCCAGAACACCACGAAGGGCCACGCCCTGAAAAACATTCCCATGCTGCGCGAGGCGCTCAACGCCCGGGGCGTGCCGGTTCAGACGCCGGACCCGGGCGACGACGGGCGGCTGCTCTGA
- a CDS encoding response regulator produces MAHRRILLVDDNPKDVELTLTALEDELGAHDVTVAGSGVEALDLLQNAPLLPDLILLDLNMPQMDGLAVLDAIRAEQTTRDIPVVMLTTSGENRDVRESYQHGASAYVVKPMDFGQFRDAIRTITDFWTQLNRRPQLR; encoded by the coding sequence ATGGCGCATCGCCGCATTCTGCTGGTGGACGACAATCCGAAAGACGTGGAACTGACCCTGACGGCGCTGGAGGACGAGCTTGGCGCGCATGACGTCACGGTGGCCGGCAGCGGGGTCGAGGCGCTGGACCTGTTGCAAAACGCCCCGCTGCTTCCGGATCTGATCTTGCTGGATCTGAACATGCCTCAGATGGACGGTCTGGCCGTGTTGGACGCCATCCGTGCCGAGCAGACCACCCGCGACATTCCGGTGGTCATGCTCACCACGAGCGGCGAGAACCGCGACGTGCGCGAGAGCTACCAGCACGGGGCCAGCGCCTACGTAGTCAAGCCGATGGATTTCGGCCAGTTCCGGGACGCCATCCGCACCATTACCGACTTCTGGACGCAGCTCAACCGCCGCCCTCAGCTGCGCTGA
- the ttcA gene encoding tRNA 2-thiocytidine(32) synthetase TtcA, which yields MTHLPASQLPKQLFAPLVKGAAQAITDYRMIEEGDRVMVCLSGGKDSYTLLDILLHLQKRAPIQFEVVAVNLDQGQPGFPTHVLPEYLSTLGVPFQILTEDTYSIVKEKTPEGKTTCALCSRLRRGILYSHAREIGATKIALGHHRDDILETLFLNMFFGARLKAMPPKLQSDDGTNVVIRPLAYLAERDIERYAAAKGFPIIPCNLCGSQENLQRKIVGEMLEGWEREHPGRLQNVLRSLTRVTGSHLLDRELFDFASLSVRPSEGDRGFDGEEYPEREFLAGLSEMPMLG from the coding sequence ATGACCCACCTGCCTGCTTCCCAACTGCCCAAACAACTCTTCGCCCCCCTCGTCAAGGGCGCGGCCCAGGCCATCACCGACTACCGCATGATCGAGGAGGGGGACCGGGTGATGGTCTGCCTGTCGGGCGGCAAGGACAGCTACACGCTGCTCGACATCCTGCTGCACCTGCAAAAGCGCGCGCCAATTCAATTTGAGGTGGTGGCGGTGAATCTCGACCAGGGCCAGCCGGGCTTTCCCACCCACGTGCTGCCGGAATACCTCAGTACGCTGGGCGTGCCCTTCCAGATCCTGACCGAAGACACCTACTCCATCGTCAAGGAAAAGACGCCAGAGGGCAAAACCACCTGCGCGCTGTGCAGCCGCCTGCGCCGGGGGATCCTGTACAGCCACGCCCGCGAGATTGGCGCGACGAAAATCGCCTTGGGCCACCACCGCGACGACATTCTGGAAACGCTCTTCTTGAACATGTTCTTCGGCGCGCGCCTCAAGGCCATGCCGCCCAAGCTTCAGTCGGACGACGGCACCAACGTGGTTATCCGGCCCTTGGCCTACCTCGCCGAACGCGACATCGAGCGCTACGCCGCGGCGAAGGGCTTTCCGATCATTCCCTGCAACCTGTGCGGCAGTCAGGAAAACCTGCAGCGCAAGATCGTGGGCGAGATGTTGGAAGGCTGGGAGCGCGAGCATCCGGGCCGCTTGCAAAACGTCTTGCGCTCACTCACCCGCGTAACGGGCAGTCACCTGCTGGACCGCGAGTTGTTCGACTTCGCCAGCCTCAGCGTCCGGCCCTCCGAGGGGGACCGGGGCTTCGACGGCGAGGAGTACCCCGAGCGCGAATTTCTGGCGGGTCTGAGCGAGATGCCGATGCTGGGCTAG
- the hisF gene encoding imidazole glycerol phosphate synthase subunit HisF: MLTKRIIPCLDVQNGRVVKNVRFFENHRDAGDPLVLAQNYEAQQADELVFYDITATHEGRSLMLNVAARVAEQVMMPLTVGGGVNAVADFRQLLMAGADKISVNSGAVRRPELIGEASDHFGAQCVVLSIDAKRRPGGEGWTVHVGGGRVDTGIDLLEWAERGQRLGAGEICLNVMDADGTRAGFNLEATRAVAQAVDLPVIASGGAGKLEDFRDVLTDGAADAALAASVFHFGELTVPQVKTYLKGVGLPVRPDWKDA; the protein is encoded by the coding sequence GTGTTGACGAAGCGCATCATTCCCTGCCTGGACGTGCAAAATGGGCGGGTGGTCAAGAACGTGCGGTTCTTCGAGAACCACCGCGACGCTGGCGACCCCCTGGTCCTGGCCCAGAACTACGAGGCGCAGCAGGCCGACGAACTGGTCTTTTACGACATCACCGCCACCCATGAGGGCCGCTCCCTGATGCTGAACGTGGCCGCCCGCGTGGCCGAGCAGGTCATGATGCCGCTGACGGTGGGCGGCGGTGTGAACGCCGTCGCCGATTTCCGCCAACTGCTGATGGCGGGCGCAGACAAGATCAGCGTCAACAGCGGCGCGGTGCGGCGGCCCGAACTGATCGGGGAGGCGTCGGACCACTTCGGCGCGCAGTGCGTGGTGCTGAGCATCGATGCCAAGCGGCGGCCCGGCGGTGAAGGCTGGACCGTCCACGTGGGCGGCGGACGGGTGGACACAGGGATAGACCTGCTGGAGTGGGCCGAGCGGGGACAACGCCTGGGCGCAGGCGAAATCTGCCTCAACGTAATGGACGCCGACGGCACCCGCGCAGGCTTCAATCTGGAGGCGACGCGCGCGGTGGCGCAGGCCGTGGACCTCCCCGTGATCGCCTCGGGCGGGGCAGGGAAGCTCGAAGACTTCCGCGACGTGCTGACGGACGGCGCGGCGGACGCAGCCCTCGCCGCCAGCGTCTTTCATTTTGGCGAGCTGACCGTGCCGCAGGTCAAGACGTACCTGAAGGGTGTGGGGCTGCCCGTGCGCCCAGATTGGAAAGACGCATGA
- the hisIE gene encoding bifunctional phosphoribosyl-AMP cyclohydrolase/phosphoribosyl-ATP diphosphatase HisIE, translating to MTTLQHLNFDERGLIPVVTQDARTGAVLMQAYADRAAIERTLETREATYYSRSRGEQWIKGKTSGHAQRIVSVHLDCDGDSVLYRVEQTGPACHTGEYSCFYTPLLEGEGQAAGLDGTLERVYATITGRLATLPENSYVARLHAGGLDRVLKKISEEAGEVLLAAKNGDRAELATEVADLFFHTLFALAEVGVSPGDVAAVLQGREGKTGLKGPKEIG from the coding sequence ATGACCACGTTGCAACACCTGAATTTCGACGAACGCGGCCTGATTCCGGTGGTGACGCAAGACGCCCGCACCGGCGCCGTGCTGATGCAGGCATATGCGGACCGGGCGGCCATCGAGCGCACGTTGGAGACGCGGGAAGCCACCTACTACAGCCGTTCGCGCGGCGAGCAGTGGATCAAGGGCAAGACGAGCGGACACGCCCAGCGCATCGTCTCGGTGCATCTGGACTGCGACGGCGACAGCGTGCTGTACCGGGTGGAACAGACCGGACCCGCTTGTCATACCGGGGAATACTCATGCTTCTACACGCCGCTGCTGGAAGGGGAGGGGCAGGCGGCGGGACTGGACGGCACCCTGGAGCGGGTCTATGCCACCATCACCGGGCGCCTCGCCACCCTGCCGGAGAACAGCTACGTGGCGCGCCTCCACGCCGGGGGCCTGGACCGGGTGCTGAAAAAGATCAGCGAAGAAGCGGGCGAAGTGCTGCTGGCGGCCAAGAACGGAGACCGCGCCGAACTCGCCACCGAAGTCGCGGACCTCTTCTTCCACACCCTCTTCGCGCTGGCCGAGGTCGGCGTCTCCCCCGGCGACGTGGCCGCCGTCCTCCAGGGCCGTGAGGGCAAGACCGGGTTGAAGGGACCGAAAGAAATCGGTTAA
- a CDS encoding 5-formyltetrahydrofolate cyclo-ligase: MLPQRASPKDEWRAWARKRRAKLPDRSLDVTAHLISFLQERDVQRVLAYRALPGEPVVDALASQFELLTTRARFRPEPRLTLHPWDTATEVSRFGALQPPANAPQVPLETVDAVLLPALAFDRWGVRLGYGGGFYDRLLPSFSGLTAGVVWEALVVEALPCQLHDLRVGWLVTEAGVRAVQPPASSQASSGK; this comes from the coding sequence ATGCTGCCCCAGCGCGCCTCCCCCAAAGACGAGTGGCGGGCCTGGGCGCGGAAAAGGCGGGCAAAGTTGCCTGACCGCTCGCTGGACGTGACGGCCCACCTGATTTCCTTCCTTCAGGAGCGGGACGTGCAGCGCGTCCTGGCCTACCGGGCCCTGCCCGGCGAGCCTGTTGTGGACGCCCTCGCCTCCCAGTTCGAGCTCCTGACCACCCGGGCCCGCTTTCGCCCCGAGCCGCGCCTGACGCTGCATCCCTGGGACACGGCCACGGAGGTCAGCCGCTTCGGAGCGCTCCAGCCTCCCGCCAATGCGCCGCAAGTTCCCCTGGAAACGGTGGACGCTGTGCTCCTGCCCGCCCTCGCCTTTGACCGCTGGGGCGTGCGGCTGGGCTACGGGGGCGGCTTCTATGACCGCCTGCTCCCCAGCTTCTCCGGCCTCACAGCGGGCGTGGTATGGGAGGCGCTGGTGGTAGAGGCCCTCCCGTGCCAGCTCCACGACCTGCGGGTGGGCTGGCTGGTGACGGAAGCGGGCGTGCGGGCCGTTCAGCCTCCGGCCAGCTCCCAGGCTTCCTCCGGCAAGTAG
- a CDS encoding SDR family NAD(P)-dependent oxidoreductase, whose protein sequence is MRTLIVGATGGIGAAAARAFAAQSGPLWLSARHRERLETLAAELGAEARPADLGYESHVSALLEGLTELDTVVYAAGAALPSPLAEADPARVRAVWNANYFGALWLLKHGLGRLAPGGRMYLLGARPELVTVRGFSQYAASKAALARAAEVARLEARGVGITLVLPPAVDTELWAQVGRVPRGALAPGVVAQALLEDRSGPGQTELRIGA, encoded by the coding sequence ATGAGGACGCTGATCGTGGGAGCGACGGGAGGCATTGGGGCGGCGGCGGCGCGGGCATTTGCAGCTCAGAGCGGCCCGTTATGGCTGAGCGCCCGCCACCGTGAACGCCTGGAAACCCTGGCGGCCGAACTGGGGGCCGAGGCCCGCCCCGCCGATCTGGGTTACGAGAGCCATGTCAGCGCGCTGCTGGAGGGCCTTACGGAGCTGGATACCGTGGTCTACGCCGCCGGAGCCGCCCTGCCCAGTCCACTTGCCGAGGCCGATCCTGCCCGGGTCCGTGCGGTGTGGAACGCGAACTATTTCGGGGCGCTGTGGCTGCTCAAGCACGGGCTGGGGCGGCTGGCTCCCGGCGGACGAATGTATCTGCTTGGGGCCCGACCCGAACTGGTTACGGTGCGGGGGTTCTCGCAGTACGCAGCAAGCAAGGCCGCCCTGGCCCGCGCCGCGGAGGTGGCCCGGCTGGAAGCGCGGGGTGTGGGCATCACCCTCGTGCTGCCCCCTGCGGTGGATACGGAGCTCTGGGCGCAGGTGGGCCGGGTGCCGCGCGGTGCCCTCGCGCCCGGGGTGGTGGCCCAGGCCCTGCTCGAAGACCGTTCCGGGCCTGGGCAAACCGAGTTGAGAATTGGGGCTTAA